TTCGATGCTTTTTGCAAAGAGACACATGCCCGCCTTAAGGATCAATATGCGCAAACTCAAAGACGCCCTGCGTCTGAAATTCGAGGGTGGACAGTCCCATCAACAAATCGCCGGTGCCCTGGGGCTCTCCAAAGGTGTCGTCACCAAATACGTGGGCCTGGCCGTCGCCGCCGGGCTGGACTGGCCGGCCATTTCAGCCCTGGACGAAGCCGCGCTGGAGCGACGCCTGCTGGCGTCGTCTCGCGCCAGCCAGACCTATGCGCAAGCCGACTTCGGGCGGCTTCACCAGGAGCTTGGCCGCAAGGGTGTGACGCTCATGCTGCTGTGGGAGGAATACTGCGCCCAGGTCGGCGACGAGCACCGTGCGGACTGGCCCCTGAAGCCCTGGCGCTACTCGCAGTTTTGCGAGAACTACCGCCAGTTTGCCAAACGGCTCAAACGCTCGATGCGCCAGGTCCACCGCGCCGGTGAGAAACTCTTCATCGACTATGCCGGCCCGACGCTGGCCCTGAGGGTGCACGGGCAGGAAATTGGCCGCGCCAACCTCTTTGTGGCGGCCATGGGCGTGTCGGGCTACTGCTTTTGCCTGGCTACGCCCGCGCAGACGGCACGCGACTGGCTGGGCGCCACCGCGCAGGCGTTGACCTTTTATGGCGGCGTGCCCCAGCTCATCATCCCCGACAACCCGCGCGCCCTGGTGACCAAGGCCGACCGCTACGAGCCGCTGCTGACCGACAGCGTGCAGGACTTTGCCCGTCACTACGGCTGCAGTGTGCTTCCTGCGCGCGCTTATCACCCACAGGACAAACCGAAGGTCGAGCTGAGCGTTTTGCTGGTCGAGCGCTGGATCCTGGCACGCCTGCGCAAGCATCAGTTCACCAGCGTGGAGGAGGTCAACGACGCCATCACCCCCTTGCTGCACTGGCTCAACCAGCGTGCCTTTCAAAAGTTGCCCGGCAGCCGCGCCAGCGTGTTCGCGCAGATCGACGCACCGGCCCTGATGGCCCTGCCGCTGCAGCCCTGGGAATGGGCGGTCTTCAAGACGGTGCGCGTGCACATCGACAGCCACGTCGAATTCGAGGGCCACCGCTACAGCGTGCCCAACGCCCTGGTTGGCCTGGCGCTGGAGTTGCGCGTCACCGCCCATGCGGTAGAAGTCTTGCACCGTGGCAACCGGGTGGCCAGCCACATGCGCTGCGCCCACAAAGGCAGCTTTACCACCGTGATTGAACACCTGCCCGAGCGCCACCAGCACCAGGCGCAGTGGACGCCCGAGCGGCTCATCGCCTGGGGCGCGCGTATTGGGGTGGCCTGTGCGGCCACGGTGCAAAAGATGCTGCAGCGCCAACCCCATCCCGAGCACGCCTACCGCGCCTGTTTGGGCCTGCTGTCCCTCTCCAAACGCTACGGCGACGCCAGGCTGGAGGCGGCCTGCACCTTGGCGTTGAGCTTGGGCACCAGCAAATACACCCACATCCGCGACATCTTGCTCAACCGGCGCGACCTGCTGCAAGCGAGCACCACGCCAGAGTGGACATCGCCCGCACACGCCCACGTGCGTGGCGCGAACTACTACCAATGAAACCCTTTACAGAGAATTCCAAAATGATGATGAACACCACCTTGAATCAACTGCGCAGTCTGCGCCTGGAAACCATGGCCCAGGCGCTGGAGCACCAGCTCCAGCAAAGCGGCATCGGCGCCATGAGCTTTGAAGAACGGCTGGCCTTGCTGGTCGACCGGGAGGTGCATGGCAGGCAAGACCGGCGCTGTGCGCGATTGCTCAAAACCGCCAAACTCAAATACCCGCAAGCGGTCATAGAAGATTTGGACAGCCGCAGCACCCGGGGCATTGAACGCAGCGCGGTGATGAGTCTAGTTTTGGGCGAATGGGTCAATGCCGGGCACGCCGTGCTGATCACCGGAGCCACCGGCGCGGGCAAGTCCTGGCTGGCGTGCGCGCTGGCCCAGCATGCCTGCCGGCGTGGCCACAGTGCGCTGTACCTGCGGGTTCCCCGCTTGGGCGAGGAACTGCGCATTCGCCACGCCAACGGCACCTTTACGCGCTGGCTGGACACGCTCAAAAACACGGACGTCTTGCTGCTCGACGACTGGGGCATGGCCGCCATGGACAGTCAAACCCGGGCCGATCTGCTGGAGATCATTGACGACCGGGCCAGCCAGCGCGCCACCGTCATTACCAGCCAGTTGCCCATTGAGCACTGGCACGAGTGGATAGGTGACCAAACTGTGGCCGATGCCATGCTTGATCGGCTCATGCAAAACCATCACCGCTTCACGCTCACGGGCGAATCGCTGCGTAAAAAAAACCCGCCCGCAAAAGGGATCGCCGACAAGTAGGCCCCCACGGCCAGGGGGCCTCCGGCGGCCTGGCAGGGGCCTATTCGTTCAAAAAATTCAATTCCACAGAAGGGCAAAACAGCCGGGAAAGCGGGCCGGCATAAAATCAAAACGCGCAACACCGACCCCCGGTCACGTTCGCCGGAATGCCGGTCACGTTGCCGGAATCAGCGGTCACGTTCACCGGAATACGCACACATGATCACGCATCACATGCCCCTCTTCTATGCGGCTCTCCAATGCCTGCGTTCCATCAAGCACTTGGCGCACCTGCTCGATCGTGCGCACTTGGGCTTCGTTCATGTCGATCACCATCCGTTCGATGATCGACCACCTCGCACACCAGCTGCCCGTCAGCCAGAGCCGCGCCCCACCCAGCCCCCTCCAGGCTCAGACCTCGTTGGAAAAGACCCATGTTCGACATCGACCAGATTCCGTCACATAATCACTCGCGACATGAGGAGACTCCACGATGAAGACATCATCTGAATCGGACGCCCTGCGTGCCCTGTACCAGAGCTGGACCGACCGCATGACGGCGAATTCGGCGCTGACCATTGCCGACCTGCGCAGCCTGTTCGACGAGTGGCACCAGCCCACGCGGGAACCCGAGGGCGTGACCTACAAGTCCGAGACGCTGGCCGGGGTCGACGGTATATGGGCGCTTCCCCTCGGCGCCGACACTTCGAAGGTCGTCCTCTACACGGACGGCGGTGGCTTCGCGGTCGGCTCGGCATCGAGCCACCGCAAGCTCGCCGGCCACCTTGCCAAGCACCTGGGCGTGACCGCCTTCGTGATCGACTACCGGCGCGCGCCCGAGCATCCCTTCCCGGCCCAGATCGAGGACGCGACTGCGGTCTATCGCCAACTCCTCGCACGGGGCTTCAAGGCGCAAGACATCACCACCAGCGGCGACTCCGCCGGCGGCAATCTGGCCATCTCGACGGTGCTCCAGCTGCACGCCCAGGGCGTGGCCTTGCCGGGCGCCGTGATCGCCTTTTCGCCGTGGCTGGACATGGAGCACGTCGGCGCGACCCTGGCCAGCAACGACGCCTCCGACGCGCTGGTGAAGAAGCCCGTCCTCGAGGCCATGTCGGGCATGTTCCTGGGCGAGAAGGGCTCGCGCACTGACCCGCTGGCGAACCCGCTGAAGGCCGATTTCAAAGGCTTCCCGCGCCTCTACGTCACCGCCGGTTCGGCGGAGACGCTGCTCGACAACGCCACCGACCTGGCGCGGATCGCCAAGGCCGCCGGCGTGGACGTGATGCTCTCGGTGGTGGACGGCATGCAGCACGTGTATCCGCTCCTCGCAGGCAGGTCCCAGAGGCCGACGACGAAATGCGCCGCGTTGCGAAGTGGTTCAAGCGTCTCTGACCCTTGCCGAATCAGATCCAAAGGACATCCGAGGGCTCACGACAGGCTCCGGTAATCGCCCGCTTCATTCAACCCAGACCAGCACGCCCGCAACGGCGAGTCACAAGACGAGGAAACAGATCATGAGAGACACGAATCACTACGATGCCATCGTTGTCGGCGCCGGCTTCGGCGGCCTGTACGCGCTGAGGAAGCTGCGCGACGATTTGCGGCTGAAGGTCCGCCTGTTCGACAAGGCCAGCGGCGTGGGGGGCACCTGGCACTGGAACCGCTACCCAGGCGCCCTCTCCGACACCGAGACCTTCGTCTACTGCTACTCCAACGACAAAGATCTGTTGCAGGAGTGGGACTTCAACACCCGCTACATCACGCAGCCGCAGGTTCTGCGCTACCTCGAATATGTCGCCGACCGGTGGAATCTGCGCGACGACATCCAGCTCAACACGGGCGTCACGAAGGCACATTTCGACGAGTCCGCGAACCTGTGGGAAGTCGCAACCGACACCGGCGAAAGCTATACCGCCAAGTTCAT
This genomic interval from Polaromonas hydrogenivorans contains the following:
- the istA gene encoding IS21 family transposase, whose product is MPALRINMRKLKDALRLKFEGGQSHQQIAGALGLSKGVVTKYVGLAVAAGLDWPAISALDEAALERRLLASSRASQTYAQADFGRLHQELGRKGVTLMLLWEEYCAQVGDEHRADWPLKPWRYSQFCENYRQFAKRLKRSMRQVHRAGEKLFIDYAGPTLALRVHGQEIGRANLFVAAMGVSGYCFCLATPAQTARDWLGATAQALTFYGGVPQLIIPDNPRALVTKADRYEPLLTDSVQDFARHYGCSVLPARAYHPQDKPKVELSVLLVERWILARLRKHQFTSVEEVNDAITPLLHWLNQRAFQKLPGSRASVFAQIDAPALMALPLQPWEWAVFKTVRVHIDSHVEFEGHRYSVPNALVGLALELRVTAHAVEVLHRGNRVASHMRCAHKGSFTTVIEHLPERHQHQAQWTPERLIAWGARIGVACAATVQKMLQRQPHPEHAYRACLGLLSLSKRYGDARLEAACTLALSLGTSKYTHIRDILLNRRDLLQASTTPEWTSPAHAHVRGANYYQ
- a CDS encoding alpha/beta hydrolase codes for the protein MKTSSESDALRALYQSWTDRMTANSALTIADLRSLFDEWHQPTREPEGVTYKSETLAGVDGIWALPLGADTSKVVLYTDGGGFAVGSASSHRKLAGHLAKHLGVTAFVIDYRRAPEHPFPAQIEDATAVYRQLLARGFKAQDITTSGDSAGGNLAISTVLQLHAQGVALPGAVIAFSPWLDMEHVGATLASNDASDALVKKPVLEAMSGMFLGEKGSRTDPLANPLKADFKGFPRLYVTAGSAETLLDNATDLARIAKAAGVDVMLSVVDGMQHVYPLLAGRSQRPTTKCAALRSGSSVSDPCRIRSKGHPRAHDRLR
- the istB gene encoding IS21-like element helper ATPase IstB, with the protein product MMMNTTLNQLRSLRLETMAQALEHQLQQSGIGAMSFEERLALLVDREVHGRQDRRCARLLKTAKLKYPQAVIEDLDSRSTRGIERSAVMSLVLGEWVNAGHAVLITGATGAGKSWLACALAQHACRRGHSALYLRVPRLGEELRIRHANGTFTRWLDTLKNTDVLLLDDWGMAAMDSQTRADLLEIIDDRASQRATVITSQLPIEHWHEWIGDQTVADAMLDRLMQNHHRFTLTGESLRKKNPPAKGIADK